In Nocardioides marinus, one DNA window encodes the following:
- a CDS encoding 1-acyl-sn-glycerol-3-phosphate acyltransferase, with product MSAPVTRRDVELRDPAYVARLLPLLKLAMKGWFRSSVTGMEKVPDGGALMVSNHSGGLLAMDVPILAVAFADEFGVERPLHVLAHDMLFTGAADPFFKRCGFLPADREHAHAVLSAGSVTMVFPGGDYDTFRPTRVANRIDFAGRTGYVRTALRAGVPIVPVVSIGGQEAQYFLTRGEIIGRALHLEKLLRSRYFPISFGFPFGLVGAFPPNLPLPTKITTRVLDPIDPVAALGPDPDPAEVDELVRGRMQDALDELARERRFPVLG from the coding sequence ATGAGCGCCCCGGTGACCCGTCGTGACGTGGAGCTGCGCGACCCGGCGTACGTCGCGAGGCTGCTGCCGCTCCTGAAGCTGGCGATGAAGGGGTGGTTCCGCTCCTCGGTGACCGGCATGGAGAAGGTGCCCGACGGCGGCGCGCTGATGGTCTCCAACCACTCCGGTGGCCTGCTGGCGATGGACGTGCCGATCCTGGCGGTCGCGTTCGCCGACGAGTTCGGCGTCGAGCGGCCGCTGCACGTGCTGGCGCACGACATGCTCTTCACCGGCGCCGCCGACCCGTTCTTCAAGCGCTGCGGCTTCCTGCCCGCCGACCGCGAGCACGCGCACGCCGTGCTGAGCGCCGGATCGGTGACGATGGTCTTCCCCGGCGGCGACTACGACACCTTCCGACCCACGCGGGTCGCCAACCGCATCGACTTCGCCGGCCGCACCGGCTACGTCCGCACCGCCCTGCGTGCGGGGGTGCCGATCGTGCCGGTCGTGAGCATCGGCGGCCAGGAGGCGCAGTACTTCCTGACCCGCGGAGAGATCATCGGCCGCGCACTGCACCTGGAGAAGCTGTTGCGCAGCAGGTACTTCCCGATCTCCTTCGGCTTCCCCTTCGGCCTGGTCGGCGCCTTCCCGCCGAACCTGCCGCTGCCCACCAAGATCACCACCCGCGTGCTCGACCCGATCGACCCGGTGGCGGCGCTCGGCCCGGACCCCGACCCCGCGGAGGTCGACGAGCTGGTGCGCGGCCGGATGCAGGACGCGCTGGACGAGCTGGCCCGCGAGCGACGCTTCCCGGTGCTCGGCTGA
- a CDS encoding response regulator transcription factor, with the protein MARILIAEDDEDLRLLLRLVVQRAGHEVEGVGDGVAALRAITRGGYDLVVLDNMMPGMTGLEVLRACQDVTGATRPVMLMLSALATRQDIRNGYVAGADDFLAKPFSREELVERIHLLLDERAMQFAMSPPGSAGGVA; encoded by the coding sequence ATGGCACGCATCCTGATCGCCGAGGACGACGAAGACCTCCGCCTCCTGCTCCGACTTGTCGTCCAACGAGCCGGCCACGAGGTCGAGGGGGTCGGTGACGGCGTCGCCGCACTGCGCGCCATCACCCGTGGTGGCTACGACCTGGTCGTCCTCGACAACATGATGCCCGGCATGACCGGGCTCGAGGTCCTTCGCGCCTGCCAGGACGTCACCGGCGCCACCCGCCCGGTGATGCTGATGCTCTCCGCGCTGGCCACGCGTCAGGACATCCGCAACGGCTACGTCGCCGGCGCCGACGACTTCCTGGCCAAGCCGTTCTCCCGCGAGGAGCTCGTGGAGCGCATCCACCTGCTGCTCGACGAGCGTGCGATGCAGTTCGCCATGAGCCCTCCCGGCTCCGCCGGCGGCGTCGCCTGA
- a CDS encoding cation diffusion facilitator family transporter, with amino-acid sequence MGQGHSHAPPDSRRRLAAVLALTVAVLVVEVVGAWVSGSLALLADAAHMLTDVAGLSMALVVAAISRRPPTDTHTWGMRRAEVLGAAAQAGLLLAVGGFVLVESVRRLDEPPEVTGTAMLVFGVVGLVGNLVGMSVLAAGGREHHDLNMRAAYLEVLADALGSVAVIVAAVLVATAGWSRADPIASLLIVALIVPRTLHLLRETTHVLLEATPRGLDLPDVRARLLAHPHVRAVHDLHVSSVATGLPTLTAHLVVDDSCFHDGHLATMLDDLQGALDSDFDVAHSTLQFERSTHAAHEHDTHP; translated from the coding sequence ATGGGCCAGGGCCACTCGCACGCGCCGCCGGACTCGCGTCGGCGACTGGCCGCCGTGCTCGCCCTCACCGTCGCCGTGCTCGTCGTCGAGGTGGTGGGCGCGTGGGTCAGCGGCAGCCTGGCGCTGCTCGCGGACGCGGCGCACATGCTCACCGACGTCGCGGGCCTGTCCATGGCCCTGGTCGTGGCGGCGATCTCCCGTCGCCCGCCGACCGACACCCACACCTGGGGCATGCGCCGTGCCGAGGTCCTCGGCGCGGCTGCCCAGGCAGGCCTGCTGCTCGCGGTGGGCGGTTTCGTGCTCGTGGAGTCCGTGCGTCGCCTCGACGAGCCCCCTGAGGTCACCGGCACCGCGATGCTCGTCTTCGGTGTCGTGGGCCTGGTCGGCAACCTGGTCGGGATGTCGGTGCTCGCCGCGGGCGGGCGCGAGCACCACGACCTGAACATGCGGGCGGCCTACCTCGAGGTCCTCGCCGACGCCCTCGGCTCGGTGGCGGTGATCGTGGCCGCCGTCCTCGTCGCCACCGCCGGCTGGAGCCGCGCGGACCCGATCGCCTCGCTGCTCATCGTGGCGCTGATCGTCCCGCGGACGCTCCACCTGCTCCGGGAGACCACCCACGTCCTGCTCGAGGCCACGCCGCGCGGCCTGGACCTGCCCGACGTGCGGGCGCGACTGCTCGCCCACCCCCACGTGCGGGCGGTGCACGACCTGCACGTCTCCTCGGTCGCCACCGGCCTGCCGACCCTCACCGCCCACCTGGTGGTCGACGACTCCTGCTTCCACGACGGCCATCTCGCGACCATGCTCGACGATCTCCAGGGGGCGTTGGACAGCGACTTCGACGTCGCCCACTCCACGCTGCAGTTCGAGCGCAGCACCCATGCCGCGCACGAGCACGACACCCACCCCTGA
- a CDS encoding carbohydrate ABC transporter permease translates to MSTPEKLIQMVIAVALFYGVVALILLATQRLRSRSGERVQTAAFLAPSLLLIGVGLLYPAGVTVYDSLFGAAIFDPPFVGLDNYQRLFTDSNQLEVLRNTLYWVVLTPLLSTGIGLTYAVLVDRASFEKFAKALLFLPMAISMVGASIIWKFVYDYKSGESTQIGLLNQILDWLGLETYNFLLNEPWNTFFLIVILVWIQAGFAMTLLSASIKAIPEDIVEAARLDGVSGWKMFRHITVPSIRPTLIVVLTTITIATLKVFDIVQTATGGNFGTSVLAYEFYRQSFVANNPGLAAAIAVVIFVLVMPIVIYNVRQMRKLEAR, encoded by the coding sequence TTGAGTACCCCCGAGAAGCTCATCCAGATGGTGATCGCCGTCGCGCTGTTCTACGGCGTGGTGGCCCTGATCCTGCTCGCCACCCAACGACTGCGCTCCCGCTCTGGTGAGCGCGTCCAGACCGCCGCCTTCCTGGCGCCCTCGCTGCTGTTGATCGGCGTCGGGCTGCTCTACCCGGCCGGTGTCACCGTCTACGACTCGCTCTTCGGTGCGGCGATCTTCGACCCGCCCTTCGTGGGCCTGGACAACTACCAGCGGCTGTTCACCGACAGCAACCAGCTCGAGGTGCTGCGCAACACCCTGTACTGGGTGGTGCTGACGCCGCTGCTCTCGACCGGCATCGGGTTGACCTACGCCGTCCTGGTCGACCGGGCCTCGTTCGAGAAGTTCGCCAAGGCCCTGCTGTTCTTGCCGATGGCGATCTCGATGGTCGGCGCGTCGATCATCTGGAAGTTCGTCTACGACTACAAGTCCGGCGAGAGCACCCAGATCGGCCTGCTCAACCAGATCCTGGACTGGCTCGGTCTGGAGACCTACAACTTCCTGCTCAACGAGCCGTGGAACACCTTCTTCCTCATCGTGATCCTGGTCTGGATCCAGGCCGGGTTCGCGATGACGCTGCTCTCGGCCTCGATCAAGGCGATCCCGGAGGACATCGTGGAGGCCGCCCGCCTCGACGGCGTCAGCGGCTGGAAGATGTTCCGCCACATCACCGTCCCGAGCATCCGGCCCACGCTGATCGTCGTGCTGACCACGATCACCATCGCGACGCTGAAGGTCTTCGACATCGTGCAGACCGCCACCGGCGGCAACTTCGGCACCAGCGTCCTGGCCTACGAGTTCTACCGACAGAGCTTCGTGGCCAACAACCCCGGCCTGGCCGCCGCGATCGCCGTGGTGATCTTCGTGCTGGTCATGCCGATCGTCATCTACAACGTCCGTCAGATGCGCAAGCTGGAGGCCCGATGA
- a CDS encoding carbohydrate ABC transporter permease: MTTTTPTAPPQPNPAGNPKKASAAARGALSNGWASAAALVIALLWTVPTAGLLISSFRPEGEVKSNGWWNIFTDPSFTLDNYRDVLSGGSSGLMTNLVNSIVISVPSVLIPISLATMAAYAFAWMDFKGRDTLFVAVFALQIVPIQVTLVPLLSLYVNPPFNLMPLAGTDAPGGGFYTIWLSHSIFALPLAIFLLHNFMREIPGELIESARVDGAGHVQIFTRVMLPLMMPAIAAFGIFQFLWVWNDLLVALVFSSPQAAPMTVKLVSLVGERGQDWQLLASGAFVSLIIPLIVFLALQRYFVRGLLAGSVKG; this comes from the coding sequence ATGACCACCACGACCCCCACCGCGCCGCCGCAGCCGAACCCGGCCGGCAACCCCAAGAAGGCCAGCGCCGCCGCCCGCGGCGCGCTGTCCAACGGCTGGGCCTCCGCCGCGGCCCTGGTGATCGCGCTGTTGTGGACCGTGCCGACCGCAGGTCTGCTGATCAGCTCCTTCCGGCCCGAGGGCGAGGTGAAGTCCAACGGCTGGTGGAACATCTTCACCGACCCCAGCTTCACCCTCGACAACTACCGCGACGTCCTGTCCGGCGGCTCGAGCGGGCTGATGACCAACCTGGTCAACTCGATCGTGATCTCGGTGCCCTCGGTGCTGATCCCGATCAGCCTGGCGACGATGGCCGCCTACGCCTTCGCCTGGATGGACTTCAAGGGTCGCGACACGCTCTTCGTGGCGGTCTTCGCGCTGCAGATCGTCCCGATCCAGGTGACCCTGGTGCCGCTGCTCTCGCTGTACGTCAACCCGCCGTTCAACCTGATGCCGCTGGCCGGCACCGACGCCCCGGGCGGCGGCTTCTACACGATCTGGCTCTCGCACAGCATCTTCGCGCTGCCGCTGGCGATCTTCTTGCTGCACAACTTCATGCGGGAGATCCCCGGCGAGCTCATCGAGTCCGCGCGCGTCGACGGGGCCGGGCACGTCCAGATCTTCACCCGGGTGATGCTCCCGTTGATGATGCCGGCCATCGCCGCGTTCGGGATCTTCCAGTTCCTGTGGGTCTGGAACGACCTGCTCGTGGCCCTGGTCTTCAGCTCCCCGCAGGCGGCGCCGATGACGGTGAAGCTGGTGAGCCTGGTCGGTGAGCGCGGTCAGGACTGGCAGCTGCTGGCCTCGGGCGCGTTCGTCTCCCTCATCATCCCGCTCATCGTCTTCCTGGCCCTGCAGCGCTACTTCGTGCGCGGCCTGCTCGCGGGCAGTGTCAAGGGGTGA
- a CDS encoding response regulator: MTRILIAEDDADLRLLLRLVLHRAGHQVSEARDGVEALEAMSRETFDVVLLDNLMPRMSGVEVLESVQLLRRVERPLILVISALATRADIRSYYVRGADDFLAKPFATDELVARVAMLLDERSLTRPGEERAAG; this comes from the coding sequence GTGACCCGCATCCTGATCGCCGAGGACGACGCCGACCTGCGGCTGCTCCTGCGCCTGGTGCTGCACCGCGCCGGTCACCAGGTCAGCGAGGCACGCGACGGGGTCGAGGCGCTCGAGGCGATGTCGCGGGAGACCTTCGACGTGGTCCTGCTCGACAACCTGATGCCACGGATGAGCGGGGTCGAGGTCCTGGAGTCGGTGCAGCTGCTGCGCAGGGTCGAGCGGCCGCTGATCCTGGTGATCTCGGCCCTCGCCACCCGCGCCGACATCCGCTCCTACTACGTCCGGGGCGCCGACGACTTCCTGGCCAAGCCCTTCGCAACCGACGAGCTGGTCGCTAGGGTGGCCATGCTGCTCGACGAGCGCTCCCTGACCCGCCCGGGCGAGGAACGTGCAGCGGGATGA
- a CDS encoding cation:proton antiporter family protein produces MDDATAILLGALIGGLVAGAVRLPPLLGFLVAGFALHLLGVEPVPALDTAADLGVTVLLFGVGLKLDVRTLLQREVWATATIHLGAWSLVTAAVLGLVGLVGAGLAAEADLRALLLVGLAMSFSSTVFVVKVLEERSATRALGGRTAIGVLVVQDLAAVVFLAVSGGSGPSWWALLLVLLLPGAWVLRRVLGAVGHDELLPLLGVVLALVPGYALFDAVGLKGDLGALVLGMLLSGHRRAPELSKSLFTLKDLLLVAFFVSIGLGGLPTPGELALALMLVALLPLKALAFAGLLWLARLRRRTSVLTGVTLANYSEFGLIVVVGAPAGWLGEGWLTVVATAVAAGFVVGSLPGRHPEYLVRAVRRVLPERQRSDLHPEDRPLDVGDAQAVILGMGRVGSAAYLRMRDEYGLRVVGLETSRERCERLRAAGLDVVEGDATDPELWQDRPLCHVPIVLLAMPFHGNNVDTLRQLRAGGFSGTVAVVAQYDEDLRQAERAGAAVGFQLYDGAGAELADRAALAAGLDTGLDRSGHGSPPARPSTP; encoded by the coding sequence ATGGACGACGCCACCGCCATCCTGCTCGGCGCGCTGATCGGTGGCCTGGTCGCAGGCGCGGTGCGGCTGCCGCCGCTCCTGGGCTTCCTGGTGGCGGGCTTCGCCCTGCACCTGCTCGGCGTCGAGCCGGTCCCCGCGCTCGACACCGCCGCGGACCTGGGGGTGACGGTGCTGCTCTTCGGCGTCGGGCTCAAGCTCGACGTGCGCACCCTGCTGCAGCGGGAGGTGTGGGCCACCGCGACGATCCACCTCGGCGCCTGGAGCCTGGTCACCGCAGCGGTCCTGGGCCTGGTGGGTCTCGTGGGCGCGGGCCTGGCGGCGGAGGCCGACCTGCGTGCCCTGCTGCTGGTGGGTCTGGCGATGTCCTTCTCCAGCACCGTCTTCGTCGTCAAGGTCCTCGAGGAGCGCAGCGCCACCCGCGCGCTGGGCGGTCGCACCGCGATCGGCGTGCTCGTGGTGCAGGACCTCGCGGCCGTGGTGTTCCTGGCGGTGTCCGGCGGCTCGGGGCCGAGCTGGTGGGCGCTGCTGCTGGTGCTGCTGCTCCCGGGCGCCTGGGTGCTGCGCCGGGTCCTGGGGGCGGTGGGGCACGACGAGCTCCTCCCGCTGCTGGGCGTGGTGCTGGCGCTCGTCCCCGGCTACGCGCTCTTCGACGCGGTCGGGCTCAAGGGCGACCTGGGTGCGCTGGTGCTGGGCATGCTGCTCTCGGGCCACCGCCGCGCCCCCGAGCTGAGCAAGAGCCTGTTCACGCTCAAGGACCTGCTGCTGGTCGCCTTCTTCGTCAGCATCGGGCTGGGCGGCCTGCCCACCCCGGGCGAGCTCGCGCTCGCCCTGATGCTGGTGGCACTGCTGCCGCTGAAGGCGCTGGCCTTCGCGGGGCTGCTGTGGCTGGCACGGCTGCGGCGGCGCACCTCGGTGCTCACCGGGGTGACCTTGGCCAACTACTCCGAGTTCGGGCTCATCGTGGTGGTGGGCGCGCCCGCCGGCTGGTTGGGGGAGGGCTGGCTGACGGTGGTGGCGACCGCGGTGGCGGCGGGGTTCGTCGTCGGCTCGCTGCCCGGCCGGCACCCGGAGTACCTCGTCCGCGCCGTGCGCCGGGTGCTGCCCGAGCGGCAGCGGTCCGACCTGCACCCCGAGGACCGGCCGCTCGACGTGGGCGACGCGCAGGCGGTCATCCTCGGCATGGGACGGGTGGGGAGCGCGGCGTACCTGCGCATGCGCGACGAGTACGGCCTGCGGGTCGTGGGCCTCGAGACGTCTCGTGAGCGCTGCGAGCGGCTGCGCGCGGCGGGCCTGGACGTCGTCGAGGGCGACGCGACCGATCCCGAGCTGTGGCAGGACCGGCCGTTGTGCCACGTGCCGATCGTGCTGCTCGCCATGCCCTTCCACGGCAACAACGTCGACACACTGCGCCAGCTGCGGGCCGGCGGGTTCTCCGGCACGGTCGCGGTCGTCGCGCAGTACGACGAGGACCTGCGCCAGGCCGAGCGCGCGGGTGCGGCCGTCGGCTTCCAGCTCTACGACGGCGCCGGTGCCGAGCTCGCCGACCGAGCGGCGCTGGCTGCCGGACTGGACACCGGACTGGACCGCTCGGGGCACGGCTCGCCGCCCGCTCGGCCGTCCACGCCCTGA
- a CDS encoding ABC transporter substrate-binding protein yields MRSRKIRVGAVAAMAVTGLVLAGCASDDSTNEPQSAGGTWPGEGKAECEGLDQLAEFGDLTGTTVGVYTSILPPEQEAHEASYELFTTCTGAEVDYDGSDQFETQLVVRVKAGNAPDIAYIPQPGLLQTVVSSGEVVAAPTPTADNVDEFFGEDWKGYGTVDGTFYAAPLGASVKSFVWYSPKMFSDNGWDIPETWDDMLALSDEIADSGMKPWCVGIESGEATGWVATDWLEDAVLRDAGADTYDQWVNHEIAFDDPAIVESLDRVGEIMKNPDYVNGGFGDVNSIATTAFQDGGLPILDDKCAMHRQASFYAAQWPEGTKVAEDGDVFAFYLPPTNEENGKPVLGGGEFVAAFSNDPEVQAFQTYLSTDVWANEKAMATPGGGWVSANTGLDIANLTSPIDQLSAETFQDPEAVFRFDGSDQMPSAVGAGSFWKEMTAWVTGDSSEDALGNIESSWQ; encoded by the coding sequence ATGCGCTCACGCAAGATCCGAGTCGGAGCCGTGGCCGCGATGGCCGTGACCGGGCTCGTACTGGCCGGCTGTGCCAGCGACGACAGCACCAACGAGCCTCAGTCGGCCGGCGGCACCTGGCCGGGCGAGGGCAAGGCCGAGTGCGAGGGCCTGGACCAGCTCGCCGAGTTCGGCGACCTCACCGGCACGACGGTCGGGGTCTACACCTCGATCCTCCCGCCGGAGCAGGAGGCGCACGAGGCCTCCTACGAGCTCTTCACCACCTGCACCGGCGCCGAGGTCGACTACGACGGCTCGGACCAGTTCGAGACCCAGCTCGTGGTCCGCGTCAAGGCCGGCAACGCCCCCGACATCGCCTACATCCCGCAGCCGGGCCTGCTCCAGACCGTGGTCTCCTCGGGTGAGGTCGTCGCGGCGCCCACCCCGACCGCCGACAACGTCGATGAGTTCTTCGGCGAGGACTGGAAGGGCTACGGCACCGTCGACGGCACCTTCTACGCCGCTCCGCTCGGTGCCTCGGTGAAGTCCTTCGTGTGGTACTCCCCGAAGATGTTCTCCGACAACGGCTGGGACATCCCCGAGACCTGGGACGACATGCTCGCGCTCTCCGACGAGATCGCCGACTCCGGCATGAAGCCGTGGTGCGTGGGCATCGAGTCCGGCGAGGCCACCGGCTGGGTCGCCACCGACTGGCTGGAGGACGCCGTCTTGCGTGACGCGGGCGCCGACACCTACGACCAGTGGGTCAACCACGAGATCGCCTTCGACGACCCGGCGATCGTCGAGTCGCTCGACCGCGTCGGCGAGATCATGAAGAACCCCGACTACGTCAACGGCGGCTTCGGTGACGTGAACTCGATCGCCACCACCGCCTTCCAGGACGGCGGTCTGCCGATCCTCGACGACAAGTGCGCCATGCACCGCCAGGCGTCCTTCTACGCCGCGCAGTGGCCCGAGGGCACCAAGGTGGCCGAGGACGGCGACGTCTTCGCGTTCTACCTGCCGCCGACCAACGAGGAGAACGGCAAGCCCGTCCTCGGTGGTGGCGAGTTCGTCGCGGCGTTCTCCAACGACCCGGAGGTCCAGGCCTTCCAGACCTACCTGTCGACCGACGTGTGGGCCAACGAGAAGGCCATGGCCACCCCGGGCGGCGGCTGGGTGAGCGCCAACACCGGTCTGGACATCGCCAACCTGACCAGCCCGATCGACCAGCTGTCGGCCGAGACCTTCCAGGACCCCGAGGCGGTCTTCCGCTTCGACGGTTCCGACCAGATGCCCAGCGCCGTGGGCGCCGGCTCCTTCTGGAAGGAGATGACCGCCTGGGTGACCGGCGACAGCAGCGAGGACGCCCTCGGCAACATCGAGAGCTCCTGGCAGTGA
- a CDS encoding alpha/beta fold hydrolase, with product MYDFAHDADPQAAGYGAPPLLLTAAEALRFPVELTTSLVSDLVLPPRRSVDAQQRPVLVLPGFMADDPLTARLRGHLRRQGYAAHGWGLGRNVGLTDTIVDGLLERFDEVAATAPGTPVSLVGWSFGGLLARWTAHRRPGQVRQVVCLGSPWRAEGERTRATGMFERAAAKHGLSERARDIIDELRRPLDVPLTAIWSRTDGIAHWRGCRVGDAVDAPAPVEDVDVPSSHVGLVSNPLALAVLDDRLAQDPADWRPFSWRAALARRARVAA from the coding sequence ATGTACGACTTCGCCCACGACGCAGACCCGCAGGCCGCGGGCTACGGCGCCCCTCCCCTGCTGCTGACCGCGGCCGAGGCGCTGCGCTTCCCGGTCGAGCTGACCACCTCCCTGGTCAGCGACCTTGTCCTCCCCCCTCGTCGCAGCGTGGACGCCCAGCAGCGCCCCGTGCTCGTGCTCCCCGGCTTCATGGCCGACGACCCGCTCACCGCGCGCCTGCGCGGTCACCTGCGCCGCCAGGGGTACGCCGCGCACGGCTGGGGCCTCGGGCGCAACGTGGGCCTCACCGACACCATCGTCGACGGGTTGCTCGAGCGCTTCGACGAGGTCGCGGCGACCGCGCCGGGCACCCCGGTCTCCCTCGTGGGCTGGAGCTTCGGTGGCCTGCTGGCCCGCTGGACCGCCCACCGCCGTCCCGGGCAGGTGCGTCAGGTGGTGTGCCTGGGCTCGCCGTGGCGGGCCGAGGGTGAGCGCACCCGCGCCACCGGGATGTTCGAGAGGGCAGCGGCCAAGCACGGTCTCTCCGAGCGTGCGCGCGACATCATCGACGAGCTGCGCCGACCCCTCGACGTGCCGCTGACGGCCATCTGGTCGCGCACCGACGGCATCGCGCACTGGCGCGGCTGCCGGGTGGGGGACGCCGTGGACGCCCCCGCGCCCGTCGAGGACGTCGACGTGCCCAGCAGCCACGTCGGCCTGGTCTCCAACCCGCTGGCGCTGGCCGTCCTCGACGACCGGCTGGCCCAGGACCCCGCCGACTGGCGGCCCTTCTCGTGGCGGGCCGCGCTGGCCCGCCGGGCGCGGGTGGCCGCATGA